The following coding sequences lie in one Bacteroides helcogenes P 36-108 genomic window:
- a CDS encoding pyridoxine 5'-phosphate synthase: MTRLSVNINKVATLRNARGGDMPDVVKVALDCENYGADGITVHPRPDERHIRQNDVYDLRPLLRTEFNIEGYPAPEFIDLVLKVKPHQVTLVPDSPTQLTSNAGWDTKTHFDFLSEVLDEFNDAGIRTSVFVSTDADMIEHAAKAGADRVELYTEPYATVYPKDREAAVAPFVEAAKVTRSLGLGLNAGHDLSLVNLNYFYQNIPWLDEVSIGHALICDALYLGLERTIQEYKNCLR, translated from the coding sequence ATGACGAGATTAAGCGTAAATATAAATAAGGTTGCAACGCTGCGTAATGCCCGTGGAGGTGATATGCCTGATGTTGTAAAAGTGGCTTTGGATTGTGAAAACTATGGTGCTGACGGTATTACCGTACATCCTCGTCCGGATGAAAGACATATTCGTCAGAATGATGTTTACGATTTGCGTCCGTTACTGCGCACTGAGTTTAATATAGAAGGATATCCTGCTCCGGAATTCATAGACCTTGTTTTGAAGGTAAAACCGCATCAGGTGACTTTAGTGCCTGATAGTCCTACACAGCTTACTTCAAATGCCGGTTGGGATACAAAGACTCATTTTGATTTTTTGAGTGAGGTGCTGGATGAATTCAATGATGCCGGTATCCGTACATCGGTTTTTGTTTCCACTGATGCCGATATGATAGAACATGCTGCAAAAGCAGGTGCTGATCGTGTCGAATTATATACGGAACCATACGCCACAGTTTATCCAAAAGACCGTGAAGCGGCAGTTGCCCCTTTTGTGGAAGCGGCAAAAGTGACTCGTAGCTTGGGACTGGGGCTGAATGCCGGACATGACCTGAGTTTAGTGAATCTGAATTATTTTTATCAAAACATTCCATGGTTGGATGAAGTCTCTATCGGACATGCACTGATTTGCGATGCTCTGTATTTGGGATTGGAACGTACCATACAGGAATATAAAAACTGTCTTCGCTGA
- a CDS encoding MotA/TolQ/ExbB proton channel family protein: MNAMLLLAQMAPALTDSIVGANPVLTPVSASDEMNLWSMAVKGGWIMIVLGLMSILCFYILFERNYVIRRAGKEDPLFMDKIKDYILGGELKAAIAYCRSVDTPSARMIEKGISRLGRPVNDVQAAIENVGNIEVAKLEKGMTIMATISGGAPMLGFLGTVTGMVRAFWQMANAGNNIDITMLSGGIYEAMITTVGGLVVGIAAMFAYNYLVTLIDGVVNKMEAKTMAFMDLLNEPAR; encoded by the coding sequence ATGAATGCAATGTTGTTATTAGCCCAAATGGCTCCGGCACTTACTGATTCTATTGTAGGTGCTAATCCGGTATTGACTCCTGTTTCTGCTTCTGATGAGATGAACTTATGGAGCATGGCTGTCAAAGGTGGCTGGATCATGATTGTATTAGGTCTGATGTCCATACTTTGCTTCTATATCTTGTTTGAACGTAATTATGTGATCCGGAGAGCCGGGAAGGAAGATCCTCTGTTTATGGATAAAATCAAGGATTACATTTTGGGTGGCGAATTGAAAGCTGCCATAGCTTATTGCCGCAGTGTGGATACTCCTTCTGCACGTATGATTGAAAAAGGCATCAGTCGGCTTGGACGTCCGGTGAATGATGTGCAGGCTGCTATCGAAAATGTGGGCAATATAGAAGTGGCCAAGCTGGAAAAAGGAATGACAATCATGGCTACTATTTCAGGCGGTGCTCCTATGCTTGGCTTTCTTGGTACTGTAACGGGTATGGTAAGGGCTTTTTGGCAGATGGCAAATGCAGGTAATAACATTGACATAACAATGCTTTCCGGTGGCATCTATGAAGCGATGATAACTACGGTAGGAGGTTTGGTAGTCGGTATCGCAGCCATGTTTGCCTATAATTATCTGGTGACTCTGATAGACGGAGTTGTTAATAAAATGGAGGCCAAGACAATGGCATTTATGGACTTGCTGAATGAGCCTGCACGTTGA
- a CDS encoding ExbD/TolR family protein: MLKRRIKISPNFSMASMTDLIFLLLIFFMITSTMVSPNAIKVLLPQGKQQTSAKPLTRVVIDKDLNYYAAFGNDKEKMLSLEELTPFLRECAEKEPDMYVALYADETVPYREIVKVLNIANENKFKMVLATRPPEGKK, encoded by the coding sequence GTGTTAAAACGTAGAATTAAAATATCACCTAATTTCAGCATGGCATCCATGACGGATTTGATTTTCCTGCTGTTGATTTTCTTTATGATAACATCGACAATGGTATCGCCTAATGCTATTAAAGTGTTGTTGCCACAAGGAAAACAGCAGACTTCTGCTAAACCTTTGACGAGAGTTGTCATTGATAAGGATTTGAATTATTATGCTGCTTTTGGCAATGATAAGGAAAAAATGTTATCGTTGGAAGAACTGACTCCATTTTTGCGGGAATGTGCGGAGAAGGAACCTGATATGTATGTTGCTTTATATGCTGATGAGACAGTTCCTTATCGGGAGATTGTTAAGGTGCTAAATATTGCAAATGAAAATAAATTCAAGATGGTGCTGGCTACACGCCCACCGGAAGGAAAGAAATGA
- a CDS encoding beta-N-acetylhexosaminidase, with protein MKKNFFRKNVRNILCFLALVIAPNVAAQDNLSALLPLPNHIEQRKGFFSLSTSEQVTTNSGELQFAVTELQHIFRQRFGYEPQYGKNGKIKLILDNRINSDEQYRLTIAPQGITVKGKTPAGILYGIYTLDQVLLGDVVNTKNSKIQSLYIEDQPVYPYRALMLDPARHFLPIDDVKHYIRQMARYKYNVLQLHLSDDQGWRIEIKSHPKLTEVGAYPTSKGGEGSPDNGFYTQEQLKELVRYAANLNVEIIPEIDIPGHTAALLMAYPELHCDIHQDTIFEFGKTFNLMLSAANPKVYEVLDDIIREISTIFPSKKIHLGGDESAIASNWAKSPEHLRLMKEHGYTKADQLMNIFFGKVLASTKKYGLHTILWCELDNIYMPANTYLFDYPQDVTLVTWRNALTPKCIELTRKAGNALILAPGEYAYLDYPQYKNDFPEFNNWGMPTTTLQKTFEFDPTYKLEPEKRQQIIGVMGTLWGEAINDIHRATYMTYPRGLALAEAGWCQSPGNDWESFKSRMLPNLSDMMRRGVSIRVPFEVFNR; from the coding sequence ATGAAAAAGAACTTCTTCAGAAAGAACGTCAGAAACATCCTTTGTTTCCTTGCCTTAGTCATTGCACCGAACGTTGCCGCACAAGACAATCTGTCGGCACTGCTCCCCCTGCCCAATCACATAGAGCAACGAAAAGGATTTTTTTCCTTATCCACGAGCGAACAAGTCACCACCAACTCCGGTGAACTGCAGTTTGCGGTCACAGAGTTGCAGCACATCTTCCGGCAACGCTTCGGCTATGAACCGCAGTACGGAAAGAATGGAAAAATCAAGCTGATACTTGACAACCGAATCAACAGTGACGAGCAATACCGCCTGACCATCGCTCCACAGGGCATCACCGTAAAAGGGAAAACGCCAGCAGGCATACTCTACGGTATCTATACACTGGATCAAGTGCTCCTGGGCGATGTAGTGAACACTAAAAACAGCAAGATTCAGTCTCTCTACATCGAAGACCAACCTGTCTATCCATACCGTGCGCTAATGCTCGATCCAGCCCGCCACTTCCTGCCAATTGATGACGTGAAGCATTACATCCGACAGATGGCCCGCTACAAGTACAACGTTCTCCAGCTCCACCTCAGCGATGACCAAGGCTGGCGCATCGAAATAAAGAGCCATCCGAAGCTGACTGAAGTCGGCGCATATCCTACCTCCAAAGGTGGTGAGGGAAGCCCTGACAATGGTTTCTATACTCAGGAACAACTGAAAGAGCTTGTCCGCTATGCCGCTAATCTGAATGTGGAAATCATCCCCGAAATAGACATCCCCGGCCATACAGCCGCCCTCCTTATGGCCTATCCCGAACTGCATTGCGACATCCACCAAGACACGATCTTTGAATTCGGGAAAACCTTCAACCTCATGTTGTCTGCCGCCAATCCCAAAGTATATGAAGTTCTTGACGACATCATCCGCGAAATTTCCACAATCTTCCCGTCCAAGAAAATCCACCTCGGAGGAGACGAATCGGCCATAGCAAGCAATTGGGCAAAGAGCCCCGAACACCTGCGACTGATGAAGGAGCATGGCTATACCAAAGCCGACCAACTGATGAACATCTTCTTCGGCAAAGTGCTGGCTTCCACCAAGAAGTACGGTCTGCACACCATCCTTTGGTGCGAACTGGATAACATCTATATGCCCGCCAACACCTATCTTTTCGACTATCCGCAGGATGTAACACTCGTCACCTGGCGAAATGCCCTTACGCCCAAGTGCATAGAGCTGACCCGGAAAGCGGGCAATGCGCTGATTCTTGCCCCCGGTGAATATGCTTACTTGGACTACCCGCAGTATAAGAACGACTTTCCGGAATTCAACAATTGGGGCATGCCCACAACAACCCTGCAGAAGACTTTTGAATTTGACCCTACCTACAAGCTGGAGCCTGAGAAACGCCAACAGATTATCGGGGTGATGGGAACCCTTTGGGGCGAAGCTATCAACGATATACATCGTGCCACCTACATGACCTACCCCAGAGGACTGGCCTTGGCCGAAGCCGGATGGTGTCAAAGTCCCGGCAACGATTGGGAGTCTTTTAAAAGCAGAATGCTGCCCAACCTGTCTGACATGATGAGACGAGGAGTATCCATACGTGTTCCGTTCGAAGTATTTAATAGATAA
- a CDS encoding NAD kinase: protein MKFAIFGNTYQAKKSSHAENLFRLLELHNAQLCICREFHHFLTNDLHLNIPAAELFDGDNFCADMVISIGGDGTFLKAASRVGKKNIPILGINTGRLGFLADISPEEMEETFDEIYNNHYKVEERSVLQLRCDDEKLMKSPYALNEIAVLKRDSSSMISIHTAINGAPLTTYQADGLVIATPTGSTAYSLSVGGPVIVPHSKTIAITPVAPHSLNVRPIVICDDWEITLDVESRSHSFLVAIDGRSESCRETTRLHISRADYSIKVIKRFDHVFFDTLRNKMMWGVDVR, encoded by the coding sequence ATGAAATTTGCCATATTTGGAAATACTTATCAGGCTAAAAAATCTTCTCATGCAGAAAACCTCTTCCGACTACTTGAGTTGCATAATGCGCAACTCTGCATCTGCAGGGAGTTTCATCACTTTCTTACCAACGATTTACACCTCAATATTCCTGCTGCCGAATTATTTGACGGAGATAACTTTTGCGCCGACATGGTCATCAGCATCGGAGGTGACGGTACTTTTCTGAAGGCAGCCAGTCGTGTAGGGAAAAAGAACATTCCCATTTTAGGTATTAACACCGGCCGTTTAGGTTTTTTGGCAGACATTTCACCGGAAGAGATGGAAGAAACATTCGACGAAATTTATAACAATCATTATAAAGTAGAGGAACGGAGCGTGCTGCAACTGAGATGCGATGACGAGAAACTGATGAAGTCCCCTTATGCACTCAATGAAATAGCAGTGCTGAAACGGGACAGTTCTTCGATGATCAGCATTCATACCGCCATCAACGGTGCGCCACTCACCACTTATCAAGCCGACGGCCTGGTGATTGCCACACCTACCGGCTCCACCGCTTATTCGCTCAGCGTGGGTGGTCCGGTTATCGTTCCGCACAGCAAGACGATTGCCATTACCCCCGTTGCCCCGCACAGTCTCAATGTGCGCCCTATTGTCATCTGCGATGACTGGGAAATCACTCTTGACGTAGAAAGCCGCAGCCACAGTTTTCTGGTCGCCATTGACGGAAGGAGCGAATCGTGCAGAGAAACCACCCGCCTGCATATATCTCGTGCAGACTACAGTATAAAAGTAATCAAAAGATTTGATCATGTCTTTTTTGATACACTCCGCAACAAGATGATGTGGGGAGTAGATGTCAGATAA